A single genomic interval of Lathyrus oleraceus cultivar Zhongwan6 chromosome 7, CAAS_Psat_ZW6_1.0, whole genome shotgun sequence harbors:
- the LOC127107889 gene encoding photosystem I subunit O — MATTTFATVVGMGGASRLTSGFGKPQVTARNPLRQAMAVGNGGRVTCFQRDWLRRDFNVIGFGLIGWLAPSSIPAIDGKSLTGLFFDSIGTELAHFPTPPALTSQFWLWLICWHLGLFISLTFGQIGFKGRTEEYFDS, encoded by the exons ATGGcaacaacaacctttgcaaccGTCGTAGGAATGGGTGGTGCATCACGTCTCACCTCAG GATTTGGGAAACCACAAGTAACTGCTAGGAATCCTTTGAGGCAAGCTATGGCGGTAGGAAATGGTGGAAGAGTGACATG CTTCCAGAGGGATTGGCTACGGAGGGATTTCAATGTGATTGGGTTTGGGTTGATAGGTTGGTTGGCACCGTCTAGCATCCCGGCTATTGACGGTAAAAGTCTGACTGGACTTTTCTTTGATAGCATTGGAACTGAACTTGCTCACTTCCCTACACCTCCAGCCCTTACTTCACAGTTTTG GTTATGGTTGATCTGTTGGCACTTGGGGCTGTTCATCTCCCTCACTTTCGGTCAAATTGGTTTCAAGGGAAGGACTGAGGAGTACTTTGATTCATAA